A region of Daphnia carinata strain CSIRO-1 chromosome 10, CSIRO_AGI_Dcar_HiC_V3, whole genome shotgun sequence DNA encodes the following proteins:
- the LOC130698375 gene encoding calphotin-like isoform X1 — protein MAPEKFALVLAVFLSAAFGQMFNQDVMESKHRAVGYRLPPPMYVRQQGLNYNIHHAQHFTSNPIPVRRPPGPVHHLRPAHVVPHVHHLPAYQIPFPAPRQTSNYAVPVLPTRTYPVPLASRPYVTTPRPVFPSPVHPTRPPYSVPNYVNPQHAPVAPPSPVRPVPTRAPFYPSPPTPKPAPSLLDLPWVKPLYARNQVTPKPYYYGNPSTWHLQTKEVQPATVVIKQEDTGVSISSVGSPLPETAANTLPSAVANDDSVREIPQEVTAFNVPAPVSVATTTQRPINGIISDDSGEDIRVIQEVNTPAPLRTTPSAIIQQIPAADLRVSLPMTTAMPATQLVLLDDSAEDVRFIQQELPVPATASVSAPVAVPLPILDDSGEDFRIVQQVQISNVPVTSPRTPTTTATSPGTNMAEGLGLRNVPQEMSLSPLSVTSPVATAPQVQTISLVVSDESGEDILRQVPVANGPVVGPRLTATARPDVSVVVVDSSDEDVGLERLSQQGRMPLLPAANSGIVATQPPRVSVSISDNSNEDLRIVQLVPVSNAPVSSAPVINVAVPTSRSAMTGTSSFTVVDTSDEDIVLRNVPQEVNQPPASATRPLSVFDDSVEDLRIVQQVRVPNVSVRPPSTTTRPGVSFVVLDRSDEDVERIRQQTSRPLSSVTNPGTLTQQPAFTSVSISDNSEEDLRIVQRVSVSNAPVPNVPTSLTGTSTFTVVDTSEEDIVLRNVPQEVNRRLSSTSRPIVPATVLDDSVEDLRIVQVPVSNVQATSPSTMTRPGPSFVVLDRSEEDVLLRNIPQQTISLSSASASVPATRAPNRPLVFLDNSVEDVQIVRQGTIANTGTSSLQAVLANIEGNSLEVPDNSNEDFELRLISQPISVPTLSSPGPLQSTTTPRVLLVDSDEDVQIVQEILLSGNSTSRRVGETPRIFLRDSAEDFQTNRRVPQPTVSLSGSGQSAGVAPLLRLVDSAEDIQVTREVSLSSVPLSARAPTTGQTQPSFLVDSAEDIQIVRQIAFSNTSSPGTVAETPRIFLRDSAEDFQIDRRIPQSSVSLSGPAQSAGTSPLVRLVDSDEDVQVARNVPLSTIVLSTPVSSTGQTPLSFLVDSEEDTRIVQGNLLSNVSLSGPAATGAGSTVLLVDSAEDTQEFLRSNVSLSSTTASRIVLVESAEDIESPVLPLLQAANRVQIQEREFDDDRSEEDIQTRLTISGGSIVLVNPTSV, from the exons ATGGCTCCGGAAAAG TTTGCCCTGGTTTTGGCCGTGTTCTTGTCTGCTGCTTTCGGCCAGATGTTCAATCAAGATGTGATGGAATCGAAACATCGTGCAGTTGGTTACCGCCTCCCACCGCCCATGTACGTCAGACAGCAAGGCCTTAATTACAATATTCATCACGCACAGCATTTCACTTCGAATCCGATTCCTGTACGCCGACCACCTGGTCCTGTTCATCACCTTAGACCTGCTCACGTGGTTCCACACGTCCATCATCTCCCTGCCTATCAAATTCCGTTCCCAGCACCGAGACAGACATCAAATTATGCTGTTCCAGTGCTCCCCACAAGGACCTATCCAGTTCCATTGGCTTCTAGGCCCTACGTAACTACCCCCAGGCCTGTCTTTCCTTCTCCTGTTCATCCTACTAGGCCACCATATTCCGTTCCTAATTATGTGAACCCCCAACATGCCCCAGTAGCTCCTCCATCACCTGTTAGGCCAGTCCCAACTAGAGCTCCTTTCTATCCATCACCTCCTACACCCAAACCTGCTCCAAGCCTGCTGGATCTTCCTTGGGTG AAACCACTTTATGCTCGTAATCAGGTAACACCTAAACCATATTACTATGGAAACCCATCAACTTGGCACctgcaaacaaaagaagtccAACCAGCAACCGTAGTCATAAAACAGGAAGACACTGGTGTCAGCATCTCGAGCGTTGGATCCCCTCTTCCGGAAACAGCGGCGAATACACTTCCATCTGCAGTTGCGAATGATGATTCAGTACGAGAAATTCCACAGGAAGTTACTGCGTTCAACGTTCCAGCACCTGTATCTGTAGCAACAACAACCCAAAGGCCAATCAACGGGATAATCTCCGATGATTCTGGTGAGGATATCCGAGTAATTCAAGAAGTTAACACACCTGCACCTTTGCGTACGACTCCATCAGCAATAATCCAGCAAATTCCAGCAGCCGATCTTCGTGTGTCTCTTCCGATGACAACAGCAATGCCAGCGACTCAACTGGTGTTGTTGGATGATTCGGCCGAAGACGTTCGTTTCATCCAGCAGGAACTTCCGGTTCCAGCCACTGCCTCAGTGTCAGCACCAGTTGCTGTTCCATTGCCTATTTTAGATGACTCTGGAGAAGACTTCAGGATCGTTCAACAAGTCCAGATAAGTAATGTCCCTGTAACTAGCCCAAgaacaccaacaacaacagcaacgtcACCTGGAACTAACATGGCTGAAGGTCTCGGGTTACGCAACGTCCCCCAGGAGATGAGTCTGTCCCCTTTGTCTGTGACATCTCCGGTAGCTACTGCGCCGCAAGTGCAGACTATTTCGCTGGTCGTTTCAGACGAGTCTGGTGAAGACATCCTCCGGCAAGTTCCAGTAGCTAACGGTCCAGTTGTTGGACCTCGATTAACAGCAACAGCGAGGCCTGATGTTTCAGTCGTGGTGGTGGATAGCTCGGATGAAGATGTGGGGTTAGAAAGACTCTCTCAGCAAGGTAGGATGCCATTGTTACCGGCAGCAAATTCTGGAATAGTGGCAACACAGCCTCCACGTGTCTCCGTTTCGATTTCGGATAACTCGAACGAAGATCTCAGGATCGTCCAACTAGTTCCAGTATCCAATGCTCCGGTATCCAGTGCTCCAGTAATCAACGTTGCCGTACCTACATCAAGATCAGCAATGACTGGAACATCCTCATTTACAGTGGTGGATACCTCTGATGAAGATATCGTGTTGCGGAACGTACCGCAAGAAGTTAACCAGCCACCAGCGTCTGCAACGAGGCCACTGAGCGTTTTTGACGACTCGGTTGAAGATCTCCGGATCGTACAGCAAGTTCGAGTGCCGAATGTTTCAGTTAGACCACCGTCAACAACGACGAGGCCAGGTGTTTCATTCGTGGTATTGGACAGATCAGATGAAGATGTGGAGAGAATCCGTCAGCAAACTAGCCGGCCATTATCGTCTGTGACAAATCCTGGAACATTGACACAACAACCAGCATTTACCTCCGTTTCCATTTCGGATAACTCGGAAGAAGATCTCAGGATCGTTCAAAGAGTTTCAGTATCTAATGCTCCAGTACCCAATGTACCTACATCTCTGACTGGAACGTCCACGTTCACAGTAGTGGATACCTCTGAAGAAGACATCGTGTTACGAAACGTACCCCAAGAAGTTAATCGCCGACTTTCGTCTACATCGAGGCCAATTGTTCCAGCCACTGTTCTTGACGACTCAGTTGAAGATCTCCGAATCGTACAAGTTCCAGTATCAAATGTCCAAGCTACCTCCCCATCGACTATGACGAGGCCAGGTCCTTCATTCGTGGTATTGGACAGATCCGAAGAAGATGTCCTGTTGCGAAACATCCCCCAACAAACAATTTCCCTATCATCAGCATCAGCCTCCGTTCCAGCAACTCGAGCACCGAATCGTCCACTTGTCTTCTTAGATAATTCGGTGGAAGATGTGCAAATCGTTCGCCAAGGTACCATAGCGAACACCGGCACATCTTCCCTCCAAGCAGTGTTAGCCAACATAGAGGGCAATTCGCTTGAAGTTCCAGACAATTCAAACGAAGATTTCGAATTGCGGCTGATTTCTCAACCAATATCTGTGCCTACGCTTTCTTCACCTGGACCTCTACAGTCTACGACGACCCCTAGGGTTCTCCTAGTTGATTCGGATGAAGATGTTCAGATCGTCCAGGAAATTCTGCTATCAGGTAATTCTACATCCAGGAGAGTTGGTGAAACCCCTCGAATTTTCTTACGAGATTCAGCTGAAGATTTCCAAACGAATCGGAGGGTTCCGCAACCAACTGTTTCGTTATCTGGGTCGGGGCAATCTGCTGGGGTAGCTCCTCTTTTACGTTTAGTTGATTCAGCCGAAGATATCCAGGTTACAAGAGAAGTGTCGCTATCTAGTGTTCCATTATCCGCACGAGCACCTACTACTGGACAAACTCAGCCGTCTTTCCTAGTGGATTCAGCAGAAGACATTCAGATCGTCCGGCAAATTGCTTTCTCTAACACTTCTTCACCAGGAACGGTTGCGGAAACCCCACGAATTTTCTTGCGGGATTCAGCTGAAGACTTCCAAATCGATCGGAGGATTCCGCAATCAAGCGTTTCGTTATCAGGGCCAGCGCAATCTGCTGGAACGTCACCTCTTGTGCGCTTGGTTGATTCGGATGAAGATGTCCAGGTTGCACGAAACGTTCCTCTGTCTACTATAGTGTTATCCACACCAGTGTCATCAACTGGACAAACTCCGCTTTCATTTCTAGTTGATTCGGAGGAAGATACTCGGATTGTCCAGGGAAATCTCTTGTCTAACGTCTCATTATCAGGGCCAGCAGCAACAGGTGCTGGATCTACTGTTCTGTTAGTCGATTCGGCCGAAGATACGCAGGAGTTTCTGCGTTCCAACGTTTCGTTGTCGTCGACAACAGCATCGAGGATCGTCTTAGTCGAATCAGCTGAAGATATCGAATCGCCAGTGTTACCTCTTTTGCAAGCTGCGAATCGAGTACAAATTCAAGAAAGAGAATTCGATGATGATCGAAGTGAAGAAGACATTCAAACGAGGCTAACAATTTCAGGAGGATCTATTGTCCTGGTCAATCCAACTTCTGTGTGA
- the LOC130698375 gene encoding mucin-2-like isoform X2, with protein sequence MAPEKFALVLAVFLSAAFGQMFNQDVMESKHRAVGYRLPPPMYVRQQGLNYNIHHAQHFTSNPIPVRRPPGPVHHLRPAHVVPHVHHLPAYQIPFPAPRQTSNYAVPVLPTRTYPVPLASRPYVTTPRPVFPSPVHPTRPPYSVPNYVNPQHAPVAPPSPVRPVPTRAPFYPSPPTPKPAPSLLDLPWVKPLYARNQVTPKPYYYGNPSTWHLQTKEVQPATVVIKQEDTGVSISSVGSPLPETAANTLPSAVANDDSVREIPQEVTAFNVPAPVSVATTTQRPINGIISDDSGEDIRVIQEVNTPAPLRTTPSAIIQQIPAADLRVSLPMTTAMPATQLVLLDDSAEDVRFIQQELPVPATASVSAPVAVPLPILDDSGEDFRIVQQVQISNVPVTSPRTPTTTATSPGTNMAEGLGLRNVPQEMSLSPLSVTSPVATAPQVQTISLVVSDESGEDILRQVPVANGPVVGPRLTATARPDVSVVVVDSSDEDVGLERLSQQGRMPLLPAANSGIVATQPPRVSVSISDNSNEDLRIVQLVPVSNAPVSSAPVINVAVPTSRSAMTGTSSFTVVDTSDEDIVLRNVPQEVNQPPASATRPLSVFDDSVEDLRIVQQVRVPNVSVRPPSTTTRPGPSFVVLDRSEEDVLLRNIPQQTISLSSASASVPATRAPNRPLVFLDNSVEDVQIVRQGTIANTGTSSLQAVLANIEGNSLEVPDNSNEDFELRLISQPISVPTLSSPGPLQSTTTPRVLLVDSDEDVQIVQEILLSGNSTSRRVGETPRIFLRDSAEDFQTNRRVPQPTVSLSGSGQSAGVAPLLRLVDSAEDIQVTREVSLSSVPLSARAPTTGQTQPSFLVDSAEDIQIVRQIAFSNTSSPGTVAETPRIFLRDSAEDFQIDRRIPQSSVSLSGPAQSAGTSPLVRLVDSDEDVQVARNVPLSTIVLSTPVSSTGQTPLSFLVDSEEDTRIVQGNLLSNVSLSGPAATGAGSTVLLVDSAEDTQEFLRSNVSLSSTTASRIVLVESAEDIESPVLPLLQAANRVQIQEREFDDDRSEEDIQTRLTISGGSIVLVNPTSV encoded by the exons ATGGCTCCGGAAAAG TTTGCCCTGGTTTTGGCCGTGTTCTTGTCTGCTGCTTTCGGCCAGATGTTCAATCAAGATGTGATGGAATCGAAACATCGTGCAGTTGGTTACCGCCTCCCACCGCCCATGTACGTCAGACAGCAAGGCCTTAATTACAATATTCATCACGCACAGCATTTCACTTCGAATCCGATTCCTGTACGCCGACCACCTGGTCCTGTTCATCACCTTAGACCTGCTCACGTGGTTCCACACGTCCATCATCTCCCTGCCTATCAAATTCCGTTCCCAGCACCGAGACAGACATCAAATTATGCTGTTCCAGTGCTCCCCACAAGGACCTATCCAGTTCCATTGGCTTCTAGGCCCTACGTAACTACCCCCAGGCCTGTCTTTCCTTCTCCTGTTCATCCTACTAGGCCACCATATTCCGTTCCTAATTATGTGAACCCCCAACATGCCCCAGTAGCTCCTCCATCACCTGTTAGGCCAGTCCCAACTAGAGCTCCTTTCTATCCATCACCTCCTACACCCAAACCTGCTCCAAGCCTGCTGGATCTTCCTTGGGTG AAACCACTTTATGCTCGTAATCAGGTAACACCTAAACCATATTACTATGGAAACCCATCAACTTGGCACctgcaaacaaaagaagtccAACCAGCAACCGTAGTCATAAAACAGGAAGACACTGGTGTCAGCATCTCGAGCGTTGGATCCCCTCTTCCGGAAACAGCGGCGAATACACTTCCATCTGCAGTTGCGAATGATGATTCAGTACGAGAAATTCCACAGGAAGTTACTGCGTTCAACGTTCCAGCACCTGTATCTGTAGCAACAACAACCCAAAGGCCAATCAACGGGATAATCTCCGATGATTCTGGTGAGGATATCCGAGTAATTCAAGAAGTTAACACACCTGCACCTTTGCGTACGACTCCATCAGCAATAATCCAGCAAATTCCAGCAGCCGATCTTCGTGTGTCTCTTCCGATGACAACAGCAATGCCAGCGACTCAACTGGTGTTGTTGGATGATTCGGCCGAAGACGTTCGTTTCATCCAGCAGGAACTTCCGGTTCCAGCCACTGCCTCAGTGTCAGCACCAGTTGCTGTTCCATTGCCTATTTTAGATGACTCTGGAGAAGACTTCAGGATCGTTCAACAAGTCCAGATAAGTAATGTCCCTGTAACTAGCCCAAgaacaccaacaacaacagcaacgtcACCTGGAACTAACATGGCTGAAGGTCTCGGGTTACGCAACGTCCCCCAGGAGATGAGTCTGTCCCCTTTGTCTGTGACATCTCCGGTAGCTACTGCGCCGCAAGTGCAGACTATTTCGCTGGTCGTTTCAGACGAGTCTGGTGAAGACATCCTCCGGCAAGTTCCAGTAGCTAACGGTCCAGTTGTTGGACCTCGATTAACAGCAACAGCGAGGCCTGATGTTTCAGTCGTGGTGGTGGATAGCTCGGATGAAGATGTGGGGTTAGAAAGACTCTCTCAGCAAGGTAGGATGCCATTGTTACCGGCAGCAAATTCTGGAATAGTGGCAACACAGCCTCCACGTGTCTCCGTTTCGATTTCGGATAACTCGAACGAAGATCTCAGGATCGTCCAACTAGTTCCAGTATCCAATGCTCCGGTATCCAGTGCTCCAGTAATCAACGTTGCCGTACCTACATCAAGATCAGCAATGACTGGAACATCCTCATTTACAGTGGTGGATACCTCTGATGAAGATATCGTGTTGCGGAACGTACCGCAAGAAGTTAACCAGCCACCAGCGTCTGCAACGAGGCCACTGAGCGTTTTTGACGACTCGGTTGAAGATCTCCGGATCGTACAGCAAGTTCGAGTGCCGAATGTTTCAGTTAGACCACCGTCAACAACGACGAGGCCAG GTCCTTCATTCGTGGTATTGGACAGATCCGAAGAAGATGTCCTGTTGCGAAACATCCCCCAACAAACAATTTCCCTATCATCAGCATCAGCCTCCGTTCCAGCAACTCGAGCACCGAATCGTCCACTTGTCTTCTTAGATAATTCGGTGGAAGATGTGCAAATCGTTCGCCAAGGTACCATAGCGAACACCGGCACATCTTCCCTCCAAGCAGTGTTAGCCAACATAGAGGGCAATTCGCTTGAAGTTCCAGACAATTCAAACGAAGATTTCGAATTGCGGCTGATTTCTCAACCAATATCTGTGCCTACGCTTTCTTCACCTGGACCTCTACAGTCTACGACGACCCCTAGGGTTCTCCTAGTTGATTCGGATGAAGATGTTCAGATCGTCCAGGAAATTCTGCTATCAGGTAATTCTACATCCAGGAGAGTTGGTGAAACCCCTCGAATTTTCTTACGAGATTCAGCTGAAGATTTCCAAACGAATCGGAGGGTTCCGCAACCAACTGTTTCGTTATCTGGGTCGGGGCAATCTGCTGGGGTAGCTCCTCTTTTACGTTTAGTTGATTCAGCCGAAGATATCCAGGTTACAAGAGAAGTGTCGCTATCTAGTGTTCCATTATCCGCACGAGCACCTACTACTGGACAAACTCAGCCGTCTTTCCTAGTGGATTCAGCAGAAGACATTCAGATCGTCCGGCAAATTGCTTTCTCTAACACTTCTTCACCAGGAACGGTTGCGGAAACCCCACGAATTTTCTTGCGGGATTCAGCTGAAGACTTCCAAATCGATCGGAGGATTCCGCAATCAAGCGTTTCGTTATCAGGGCCAGCGCAATCTGCTGGAACGTCACCTCTTGTGCGCTTGGTTGATTCGGATGAAGATGTCCAGGTTGCACGAAACGTTCCTCTGTCTACTATAGTGTTATCCACACCAGTGTCATCAACTGGACAAACTCCGCTTTCATTTCTAGTTGATTCGGAGGAAGATACTCGGATTGTCCAGGGAAATCTCTTGTCTAACGTCTCATTATCAGGGCCAGCAGCAACAGGTGCTGGATCTACTGTTCTGTTAGTCGATTCGGCCGAAGATACGCAGGAGTTTCTGCGTTCCAACGTTTCGTTGTCGTCGACAACAGCATCGAGGATCGTCTTAGTCGAATCAGCTGAAGATATCGAATCGCCAGTGTTACCTCTTTTGCAAGCTGCGAATCGAGTACAAATTCAAGAAAGAGAATTCGATGATGATCGAAGTGAAGAAGACATTCAAACGAGGCTAACAATTTCAGGAGGATCTATTGTCCTGGTCAATCCAACTTCTGTGTGA